Proteins encoded in a region of the Babesia bovis T2Bo chromosome 4 map unlocalized Chr4_2, whole genome shotgun sequence genome:
- a CDS encoding putative proliferating cell nuclear antigen 1: MLELKLNHAVVLRRIFDCMRDIISDGNIDFDATGMSLQALDGNHVALVHLKLHESGFSLYRCDRPRALGINLNSVTKAFKSCSNHDSVLIQSEEEKDYISFIFENNVDDRVMSFSLKLMSIEQDALSIPENTEGYDAEITLGSKELANICKQMNEFSDTLKLDVSINSVSFATQGDLGFGEIVLKNRPPTNESDCGVSVKVRRPIKQSYATKYLLMFAKSCCLSDVVTLGLCQNRPIEVKYDVKDAIGDADSPHAHILGELKFYLAPKVDDAMDTDA; this comes from the exons ATGTTGGAGTTAAAGTTGAACCACGCTGTTGTGTTGCGTCGTATTTTCGACTGTATGCGTGACATCATTAGCGATGGCAATATCGACTTTGATGCTACGGGAATGTCCCTTCAGGCATTGGATGGTAACCACGTCGCTTTGGTCCACCTTAAGCTTCATGAGA GTGGTTTCAGTTTATACCGTTGTGACCGTCCACGTGCTCTTGGTATAAACCTGAACTCTGTGACCAAGGCATTTAAGTCATGCAGTAACCATGATTCTGTATTGATTCAGAGTGAGGAGGAGAAGGATTACATTTCATTTATTTTTGAGAACAATG TTGACGATCGTGTGATGAGTTTTTCTTTGAAGCTCATGTCTATTGAGCAGGATGCTTTGAGCATTCCTGAGAACACTGAGGGTTACGATGCTGAGATAACTTTGGGTTCTAAGGAGCTTGCTAACATTTGCAAGCAGATGAATGAGTTTTCTGACACTCTCAAGCTTGATGTGTCTATTAATTCAGTTTCGTTTGCTACTCAGGGTGACCTTGGTTTTGGTGAGATTGTATTGAAGAACAGGCCTCCAACTAACGAGTCTGACTGTGGTGTTTCCGTTAAGGTTAGGCGTCCCATTAAGCAGAGTTACGCTACCAAGTATTTGCTTATGTTTGCAAAG AGTTGTTGTTTAAGTGATGTTGTAACTCTTGGTTTATGTCAGAACCGGCCTATTGAGGTGAAGTACGACGTTAAGGATGCTATTGGTGATGCTGATTCGCCACATGCTCATATTCTTGGTGAGCTTAAATTTTACTTAGCTCCTAAGGTTGATGATGCCATGGACACTGATGCCTGA